The Glycine soja cultivar W05 chromosome 4, ASM419377v2, whole genome shotgun sequence genomic sequence CAGCCATGGTGGTCTGACAACAACATGAGAGAAACCAACCCTTTTTTGCACCGATGGTAGATATGGATGAGAAAAAGTCTTCTTCTGGAAACTGGAAATTCTTTCAAGTATTTCTCAATTCTTcaagaaagaataattttggTTATTAGATTAAAATAGAACCAGTGGGTTATAAGTGTTTTAAGACATATGTTACCTGTGCTATGTGTGCACTTGTGCGTGTatgatatatatagataaatattttgCATCTGTGTCTATGCTTGTTTAGGTTACTCTGATTTTTAGACTTTTGCCCCATACTGTCTTTGTAGATTAAAAAGGAGTTTCCCAGGAAAAATATCCCTCCAGCACCACCCAAGGGACTCTTGCGGTTGAAAAGCCGAGCTTTGTTAGAAGAGGTCAGAAATGTCTTAGCTCACTACAGTTCCAATTGTTTCATCTATGACATTATGGACCTGCATATTGCATCATGCTTGAATTTCcttattttataagaacataCTTGGCCTAGATGCTTAGCAACTGTAGATTACTAGCACCTAGAAATTTAGGTAAGGTATGTATTTGATTACTATTGATCAACTCCTCAATACCTGTCATTGTCTTGTAAAAATGAGCCCATTGATGTATTTACCCAAAAAGATGGTAGCATTTATGTGCTTTTGGATTTCTGCTAGAgcttattatatttcttttcacCAAATCCTTTCGTTGAATCTGTCTATAACTTCCTAATTGCTATCTTTTCTCTTCGACCTAACAGCAAGAATAAGTGCCAGCTTTGTATGTGATTGCAACCAGGTCAAGTTTTCAGCGTGAATTTCAGTTCCAATATTGATAAAGAACTTTTACAGAGCCAATTTATATCTGATGAACTGCCttgtatttttaattggttgttgAACAATTATTTGAATTGGATAAGGATACTCGTAGAAATTTTGGGACATAAAAAATGTAGATGAAAATTAGCTCCATGTTCTCTTTATTTATGTAGAGGTAAAGAGATTATAGATCATTAAAAATTTTCTAGAAATATGTGTAGCAGGTTTCTTAATATTCACCCATAGGTTGGGTTAACTAACTGTAACTGAATATGTTTCAATAGCTGTTATCTATATACTGCTTTGGACAACTAGACAGCTGGCTCCATCTAATTTTATGACCCCTACTTACAAATTTCATGTCACAATTAGATTGAGCTATCTGTGCAGTTGTGGACAGTTGTGAATGCAAGAGTTGAATTAGTGGTTGTAAATTTTAACACATACTTTTGCTACAGAGAAGGTGCTCTTTGGAGGAGTGGATCACCAAACTATTATCTGACATTGATATATCACGATGTGCTGCCGTGGCGTCATTTCTTGAACTAGAAGCAGCTGCTAGATCTTGTATGTGATTATCTTTTGCAACTTGCACTTAGTTTCCTCAAACATGTCAGTTTGGTCTGTTTTGTGCTAATTGATTGTTAGCTTTcccaaattttgatattttatacctCATTTAATCACTTAGCATTCCAAGATGCAAGCCAGCAGAATTCTGAAACAGACCCCGATTCCAATAACACAGTTTATTCTGTGCAATCACCTCTCCAGTCGAGTTTATCATTATTCGCTGGCAGTTCATCTGTTGCCTCAGATTATGGTAGTGATACTGCATATGAGCCATCTGACCTAGGAACACCAAGAATTGGACGGGACGATAATTCTGAAGTTGGCACAGATGATCTAACATTAGATGAAGATATGACGAATCCAATAGAAAAGCTTGTGAAATATGGCATATCAAATATTGACGAAGGTTTGTTTATGGGTCAGACTATTCTAGAGCAATTGGAAGGCCTTCCTAGGCATAAAGCAAATGCCAGACATGTGAACTATGCTGcagaaaaggtaaaaaataatggtAATGTATATGATTCCTCACTTTTAGCTAATAATACCATGGAGCTTTTCTCTGAGCCTGGgcatgctaaggttgttgctcATGTTCGTAAGCTTTCAAGTGAGAGTGTTGGAAGTGATGGAAGCTCAATACGAGGTAGTGACATGTCTAATTTTGGGATTCCAAATTCATCTGGTGATGGCTCTCATGACCTTCCTGGATCTGCTTTGGTTTCAAGAGAGACAGATATTATGGGCCACACAAAGTTGAAGTCTACTGGTGATACTCAATTAGTCCTTCCACTAGATCAACGCAATAAATTGAACAGGATTCTTTCAACCATGCAGCGAAGGCTAGGCACTGCAAAAACTGATATGGAGGACCTTATAGTTAGATTAAATCAAGAAATAGCTGCAAAGGATTTTCTTGCAACAAAGGTACATGAGTGGGCATGCATTtccttgtaaattattttatatattttttagtttgccTGTATTTGAGATTGATGAGACAACTcaagttgaaaaataaatatatctatAATCTGTGGATATTTATGGAATTTATGGTTCTATAACAAGCAtattatctcaattttttttttatatagatattAAGTGTGTCTATAATTGATTGGATCTGTTCAGGTCAAGGATTTGGAAGTAGAACTTGAAACTACCAAACAGAAAAATAAGGAGAACTTGCAGCAGGCTATTCTAATTGAGAGAGAAAGGTTTACTCAAATGCAGTGGAATATGGAGGAACTTAGACGACAATCATTGGAAATGGAGATAAAACTAAAGTCTGAATTGGTATGACatttttgcatttattttacatatattaaacttttctttttagGACTTGTTGATTTCAATAATGGCTCATGACATGATATCCAGGGGCGAAATTCTTATCAGGATTTGACAAAGGAATCAATTGTTCAGCAGAATGATGTACTGTTGGAGAATTTAGATGCTACTAAGGAGCAGCTGGAAATTTTGTCAAAACAGTATGGAGAGCTAGAAGCCAAATCCAAAGCAGATGTTAAAGTTCTGGTTAAAGAGGTCAAATCTCTCCGTAATTCCCAAACAAAGTTAAAGAAAGAACTTAGTGAGTCTATAAAGGAACACAGTGAAACTGAGGTaggttataacttataagtctGCACATGTCATATTTTGTAGGAGCTTATTCCTCAACAGTGTATATATTTTCCTCGGAAAAATAGCTTTGTCAATTTTCTTGTCTTATTCTAAATTAGTAGGACTTTTAACATACATATATGAAACTcacattcttcatttgactGTTTTTGCTTTCAGATATTGCACTAgagtctcctttcttatttattttttcttatgttatgtatttatttgttttccctACCCaagtttttctttctctatCTCTTCAGTGGGAAGTTAAATGTTAATGTAATGAGCAGGACTTCATCTTGAAAGCTTAAATTTTCTAATAGCAATTCTCCCTCACTGCACTCCATAATATTCCTCGTTTGATATATGGACATAAAAGCCCAGAATGTAAGACATATGATGCTATGCTTGTATTTCTCATGTATTTAGAAACTACTTCTGCACGAAAGAGAGAAGAGGGAGCAGGCAGAAGTGGCTCGGAGAATACTGCTGGAGAAATGCAGGGTTCTTTTCAACCAGCTTCAAGAGTGCAATGTCAGTCTTCCTTACGAATACGAAGGTAGGACAATTGTGAATTCATCATCATCAACTGATGCTTTTAATCAATTAACGACATCTGATGACCAAATGGACATCCTACTAGCAGAGGTACAAATTATATCTTTCTGtgtctttctattttcttttcagTTGTAGAGTTGAGTTGTAGCTACTTTTTTTAATGCAACACATTTAGAGAATCCAGCGAACCTTCCTATTCATTTTAAGATAAagagtttatttaaatttgaccaGGTAGAAAACTTAGAGAAGGACTACGGAAGTGCAGCTTGCAATGTAGATAAAACGAATGACATAAAAGATGGTGTAATCTGTGATGATGAAGTGAGAAAGATCATAGCAGATTTGTTCATCGATAATGTTAGATTGAGAAAACAGACAAACCGCGTCACAAGGCATGCCCTCAAATTGGATATGACAGCAAGTGATGATTCCCCTTCAGTGGAAACTGTAACAAGTATTGAGAAATATATGTGAAGtgctaatatatatattgttctTCGGCTTTTGACCAAGAGCCCACTGTTTCTTATCCCGGTGGATGATCATTTGCCGTTCCCAATAGGTGAGTTAATATACTGAGTGCAGTAGCTCCCCTAATGTATTTCAACTTGTACTACGAGTTTTTACTTTACACACGTATACGAGCCTTGCAccacatttttttatgaacttaaaataatgaaaagccGGAACTCATCAAAGGTAAAATTATGTCTACtcttgcttttttatttttcgttaccattttttattaataaaacacattttataGCTGTGGTCATGGAGAAGCACTGGCAGCAGTGTGGGGGTGGGGGTGGGATGGGGAGGGCTTAAAGTGTCAACCGTGATCTTGTCTTACAACCTCATTTCTTAATGAACTTCATACTTGTCATTAGTAATAATATACTatgtttgataaattttttagagAAAGCAGGAATAAAGTGCTGTTGTTATCATCATGGAAATagagtgctttttttttttttctttttgctttataattataaaacagTTGATTAGCATgtttatttataatgaatttttgaaaaccatACCTTATCTTTATGGCTTCAACACTTATACGAACTTGTTAATGCGATTAACTTTATGATTGTGATTGGTTagtgtatttatttaaaataattatcagtaCATAATAGGTGGGTGcaagttttaatatatttttgcagAGGGAATTCGTGTTATGACTTTAGGTTTATTGTACGAATGGggttgcaaaaaaaataaaaaattcatgccATTGCCAAGTCTAATTCAGTTTTGAAGTTCAGTTTCGAAATActcaagaaaatgataatttggTCCAAGAAACACCAGTATAATTTTCTATTAAGTTTCGTCTTTCTCGGACCATGTATATACGTCATAGTTGAAAACTATTTGTTTCTGTAAAAAGTGGTGTTACTAGATTCGTATAGTTTTATcagattatatttttaattaacttattttaaatcaaaacaaatgaattaaatttgtgGTTCTAAATTTATAgcgttatttttttagtaaacatTGTTTAAGAATTAATATGTGCTTTAAAGTATAGTATCCACATATTAAAAGTATATTGGAACATTAGTTATACCGATAGATTAGTTGAATTAGCCATTTAGTCTTTTTGGTTTCTTAGAATAAGTTGAATTTTGACTTTGTATTCAAAGAGGCTTACACACATATAACTATAGTTTTTACGTTCATTTTCAAATCtttaaatggtaaaaaaaatatttataaaatccttttttatatttataaataattaataatagtaattaaCTCAAACAATTTGTTTGTGCGTCTATTGCtctaatttttaagtttaaatgaattttcaaaCAAATATGCAAAAACATACAATTtggttaaattacttttttaggtttaatttgacCTTCATTATTTTAATGTTCAATTCGGTCTGGTGTTTTTAAAActgattcaattaaatttttttttaaaaaaaattcaattaaattctttatttttgtaaaataagttttattttttcttattttccttccatttgctctgaaattttttaaaaataagaccaAAACCAAATTGGACACATCTTAAAAATAAAGGATataattaaaccttttaaaaataaaagacataATTGAACCATTGaggaaataaatgaatttttattttagtttagagATTTTTACATTTAGTTTAACAAGACAAAATGTCATGAAATTGTTTTCTCAACCACTCGAAATAGTTATTAAATTGGAActatatttgaataaatttctttgtgaaaaaatattattttgatgacATTTGGGGAAATAAATTAATGGTTTTTTTAATACTAAAGTGTTTATCCTTATTTACTTATGAAAtcataatgtatttattaaaaaaaaagttataagaaAACATTACAAAACAAATAGTTGTGTATAGGAAAAATCTAATGTGTTGATTTATTCAAAATCATTAAAAGAAagaatgatatataaaataaaaattaatgttggaTGTGTTTTACTGAGTgaaaaacaaccaaaacaaacaCCCAATGGAGGGTGTGTCAAGTATTGAACCACAACGTTAGGCAACATTACTAATGTTGAGTGATGAACGTGTGGCAAAATTGTAGTGATAAAAGAGTAAAATTGCTTTGTTTTGTAAGTAAAAAATCTTATGCTTtgaatattagaaaataaaaaatgacttgaaattttaaaactccACAAATGTATATCTTTTGTTTCATAAATTCTGTATTTGGTAAGACATGGGCAAggttgatttatttttactttgattATATATACTGAAAAGTTCTCTTACTAAATCGTAACTGAactaattaaacataattaaatgaatCACGTTAATAAGTTCCaagtataaaatttgatttttaaaacaactcacatctttattttatataaattttataaatatatatttttctttttttatatataaatagaatatAATAATTTCCTTATCTACGAAtattccaaaaataattgaagaaATGTGACCTTAAATTGACATTTTATAAAATGCCATAAAATCCATCCCTTCTTTAATGATTGTTATTGTTCTAAACTGCTGGCCACATAacatgatggctaacatgtacaaagataaaaagatatgaAAAGGGGGAACATTTCCCAGGATGATATTTGGCAATTGCCATGAACACAACTCTCCATCAGCCGAAAACTTAAGGATCACATTATGGCCTGTGTTTCTCACACTAAGCGTCCTTTTTGTATGTCAGTTCAAGATCGAACCAACATCACATCTGCATGAATATGTATATAACTTTTAGAGAAATCCATGCACATATAAGGATAAtatcacaaaaatgaaaaactagTGTTAGAGAAAAGAAACTAGATTTCTATAGGTCTTTTTCCTATCCATGGGGTAAAAGCAACCATGTTGGCCCCTCGGTGCAAATCAAGAACCAACCACGGGAAGCTTAGGAAgatgtctttttttattttagtctgaGAAGTACATTTTTAAGATAGTGTAGGGTTATATACCACATGACTGAAAAATGGTTAAATTTGTTTCTAGTCCTATCAATGTtcttttttagtctcttaaaattattttctctctttttgttCTCATTTATGAAAATGTGTCATCTGATctttattttcataatcaattgaccaaaatgtgacattttttttttgtgaagaacAAGGATCACATCtaacatattttcataaataaaagactaaaataaaattgtttattttttaagaactaaaaataagcATTATCATGTTTGAAGAGACTAAGAACATTTTTAATccgttaaaaaataaaaattaatggtgCATGTTTAGtaacacttatttttaaaagtgattatttaaaaaaaaaactaaaaaacagtacatatatgtttgattataatctcatttgttttattttaaaaaataattataacttgATGCTTAACCCTAAAAATGTACTCATTTTAGAGGGCTCACTAGCTAACTGTTGAGCCACTTTAGGACATTACCTTAAAAGGTGCCAGCAAGAGTCTAAAGTAGTTAAGAAAAAGCTAAAGATGTTTGAAATATGTTCACAATATCGTGAGACCACGAAGCAAAACGAATAGAGTTATTAAAGCCCAAACGGTTAGTTTACGCAACCATTTTACAAGTGTATTTTTAGAAAGAATTTCCATTTCAGGAATTAGTGTTGGCTTGGCGTACCTCAGTAACATTTATCTGCTTGAGCTTGACATTTATCTGCTTTACGTGGCTCAACAAGAACATAAAGTGGCTTTCCAATACTCCTGCACTGCCCCTGAAATTAAGAGAAggcttaatttaaatttcatttgcataatctcaagaaatttaaaaatttaaaggaaggtgaaaaattatatattacaaaatattgTCATCGGAAATCATCTAAAATGAAATTACAATATGGTAGATGATAAAAAGTAACAAATACATTCGCCGCTTTCAATTAAGAGCGTggtgtttgattttttatgtacaagcttaattaaaaaactacaatattttttttcaccattttcaagattaaaataaaatatatattcgtGTTGTCTAAAAAGAATTTATAGATGGTACTTTTACATATTCTGACAAAAATTCACGTATAACAAGCAAGATTTCGCTGCTCTTCTTATGCATTAccttataatttttcaaaaacaagatatttttgtaattgttggtaaaaaaaattgaagacaaataatattttttcaaaacaaaaagaccAAAATAATTCAGGTTCCAACAATAATAGAGAATTCCTTTTCAGTGTTTTGCCATTATCTAgaagttaaaaatattcttatgtACTTTAAGATAAAAACTGGTCACTCGTGATCATAAACCAATCCAGCATTTTCGGTTAAGAATTTTTAACTTTGGGATTTTACCTTGAACAGCATAGAAATTTCCGAGAGAGATTAAGTAGCAAAACAAGCTAACTTACAAAAGCTAATAAGTGATTATTACCTTGACATCAGGCACACCAATGACACAAGCACATTCCACCACTTCAGCCCCAACACGTTCTACAAAACAAGTTGCAAGAAACCACAATATATATAGCAAAGTTGGGACCACATGCATTGAACAATCACTAGtgaaataaaagaaggaaagaatatATAGACAAAAAGTAACACCCTCCCCCACCCCAAAAAGAGGCTGAAAAATAAATCACCTAGAAGTTTTACTCCTGCTGACAGAGTTCCACCTGTGGCCACCAAGTCATCAATTATTATGGCCCGTTCACCGGGCTGGGCAGCACCAACATGCAACTCCAAGCAATCAGTTCCATATTCTAGAgcatatttttctgaaattactTCACCTAAACATAAACCATGCCAGGGTTAATTTAGGCAAAAATGTGGAGGGCCCAACAAAAAGGCTGAAGTAAAGGTActaaactactaaaaaaaattcatttgaaattaaagtaaggtttttttttcctccaGCTAACAGCCATTTAGGGTGTGATTAAGCATTTACAGGTGTGCTAGCAAGTGTAAGGGGAAGGGGATTTGGATTGAAGCCTGATTTATAACTAAGTTTGATTCCGTTCACACCAAAGAGAtaagtataaatttaattaattttggagGAACCAATATGAATTATGAAATTGTTACAAAAGTGAGAATCTTATTGGCTTGAAGCTAGATTTCACTACACATTCAGTTCTATAGTGGAACATATTAGCTGGAATTAGTAATTATTACCTTATTCTGATAACTGATTTTCAATTCGCATTTCATGCTGGTTGCATTTACAAGGCAATTTAAGCACGCCATGACAATAACTAATGATCCCAAATAACTTTAATCAGATGCATGTGCTTTGAAATTTAGTACTTAAACAAGTAGTTGAAAACGAACAATTCTAGTTTTGAACAAAGCACCTTAAGATGAACTGTTGTGAAATTCCTACTACAGAGCATACTCTTTATCCAATTTAGGCCTCTACTAGTTAGtaggttaaaaataaaaatggaagaaagatGCTGAAAAAGACACATTTATCCCCACCTCATGCAACTGTAATTCATGCAATATTGATCAGCATACATAGGACAGAAGTAAGCCTTTGTTTTAATCCAGTTTTCATAAATTGAATGCAGCCATGACTCAATTTGAATTCTTGATGCACCAATTAGTAAAAATTTTGACAAGATTTCTAAATGCAAATCAAGCAATGTAACTCCCACTATTAACACTTCAACACATTAAGCAGTGAACAACCAAAGTAGGACAAGGTCTTTCCATCCCACAGAAACTCAGAGAGTGATCTCCACACATTCTGTTGTTTTAGTCATAGTTTGGTACTTCCAAGTTTCAACTTTAACCAACTGTGTCAAGTTTCAACATTGAGCAAGTTTGGACACAATCTCTAGAATCAACATTCAACAAAACACAAATATACCTGGCAGCTTCCGTGGTTTGCGTAAAGGAACAAACTTTGCACCAATGCCCAACGCAATTGAGGGACCAAACATGAACCCCCTTGCCTCAATTCCTACGTGTAATcaaattacattaataataaacacaaaaatcaaCCAAAGGCAACATCAACAGCAATAGCCCCATTAAATCTATTAAGCCCTCATTAGTTGATGGGTCATTGTTTAAAATGACCACCATGCCTGAGTTTGTTTTCTACATGAGGCTATCATGACAAGACGTGTATGTGGCCTAAATTAAGGTCCATCATTTTTTATCAGtcaaaaatcagaatcagagaCTAAGAAAATACTTCGAATATTACAAATGGTACCTACCCACAACCTAACTCTCAAGTCCACccctttaaaaaatatagttagttcttacaaaaaaaattattaccgtCAAAAAATCGAAAcaagaagaataaaataaaataacagaaaaCGCGGAAATAAATcccataaaatatttaaagggaAGCAAAACTTActccaaaaagataaaaaaaaaaaattataataaataacccGGAAAAGAAAGTTAGAAAAACCCGGAAAAGAAATTgtgtaaagaaaaacaaaaaagggaagcaaaacTTActccaaaaagataaaaaaaataaatcctataaaatatttaaatatttaagaaatgaaaaaaataaaaataaaaaaacatgaattaaCAGAGACCACTAAGgaacaagaacaagatgaaacaagaacaagatggATCTCTTTCTGCAAAGGAAAAGGAGAAACCTTGGTGTCAATACCAACGCCCCAGTAAACAAAATCAGTTCTCAACACAAGAAcaaaaggtataaaaaaaaatgtctttttataaaaaaaaagggatgCAGTAACGACAGTAGGGAAGAGAAGGTGATGGTAGAGTACAGTACGGTACCAGCAACTACGGAAATGTGCATGTCTCTGTAACGATCGACAAAAATGTCGACGGTGTCTTTAAACGCCTTGTGATCCAACAGCAATGTCGTTATGTCTTGGAACATTATTCCTGCGAATTTCATCACCCCCCATTAGTTTAGCTTAATCCACCAAAACACACTccttacaaaaataataaaataaaactaaataaaggGTTGCAGATCTGTTCGGTAAAAAAGGAactgcaacaacaacaaaacaagaaaaggtttttatattttatttgttaaaaaaagagGAGGGAGCAGAGATAGCGAAGGAAGGAAGctttattttgttgtagtaataaaaaaagagtgagagagagagagagagagagagagaccatGTTTGGGGAAGTGAGGGACGACTCTGATGGCTTGGGAAATGGCTTGGAGTCTGGGGTCTCCCTTGAGGCCATTCTCTTCGGCGAacattttgaaaggaaaaaaaaggtgatTTGCTTTGTGGGGGGGGCTTTTTGTGTTGTATTGTGTTTCCCTCCGAAACTGTTACTTTTTAGTGTGGAATGGAAGAAGAGCGAAAGAAAAGGATGGTTTGAGCGTTGTTCAACTTAACAAACTGTGGGCATTTTGTTTGAGCTTATTTATGTCCAGCGTCACCCCCAACCCCAACCCAACACATTCTAACCACGCGATTTTCCCCACTCCACCTCACACGCtctctttaaaaaaacttaaataacatTGCTCCCTATTTATAGagttttctcattttattattttaaataatcttaatgagatatttaaaaatgcagttaaaaaaaatgtaactgtGCTATCATACTCGTGGCAAGTCTATCCAACAAGTTTAGTGCAAATAACACACATGTTAAACATGCTGGAGacatgaatttgattttcacataatattattttggaaagaaagaaaaatttatttcaaatgtAACTAAGTTTTATTGTGAaggattatttttatatgtaattCAAAAATATCAAAACTTATAAAATACCTCGAGATCCCACCAAAAGTCGAATGTACTAATTATAAtgtttacaaaaacaaaaataaaataattgtaacaAATCAATAAATTATCACATTATTGTTATGTTAAAACTAAtgctattattaaaatataagaaccaatataaatatatatataaagaattaaaacaaaagaaaaaagactaaaactaaaaacacctCTAGAGACCGAAtggttatttaagaaaaaaattacattctaaTTTCgaacattatattattaatttaatcatggtatattta encodes the following:
- the LOC114408948 gene encoding PX domain-containing protein EREL1-like isoform X1; this translates as MQRRSPPKHRHDGTSPLPLGMDWSPAPRKWNGRDTVWPHNHLTGWSYCVTIPSWAFVPKSRNSDPIVFYRVQVGVQSPEGITKVHGVLRRFNDFLKLFADIKKEFPRKNIPPAPPKGLLRLKSRALLEERRCSLEEWITKLLSDIDISRCAAVASFLELEAAARSSFQDASQQNSETDPDSNNTVYSVQSPLQSSLSLFAGSSSVASDYGSDTAYEPSDLGTPRIGRDDNSEVGTDDLTLDEDMTNPIEKLVKYGISNIDEGLFMGQTILEQLEGLPRHKANARHVNYAAEKVKNNGNVYDSSLLANNTMELFSEPGHAKVVAHVRKLSSESVGSDGSSIRGSDMSNFGIPNSSGDGSHDLPGSALVSRETDIMGHTKLKSTGDTQLVLPLDQRNKLNRILSTMQRRLGTAKTDMEDLIVRLNQEIAAKDFLATKVKDLEVELETTKQKNKENLQQAILIERERFTQMQWNMEELRRQSLEMEIKLKSELGRNSYQDLTKESIVQQNDVLLENLDATKEQLEILSKQYGELEAKSKADVKVLVKEVKSLRNSQTKLKKELSESIKEHSETEKLLLHEREKREQAEVARRILLEKCRVLFNQLQECNVSLPYEYEGRTIVNSSSSTDAFNQLTTSDDQMDILLAEVENLEKDYGSAACNVDKTNDIKDGVICDDEVRKIIADLFIDNVRLRKQTNRVTRHALKLDMTASDDSPSVETVTSIEKYM
- the LOC114408948 gene encoding PX domain-containing protein EREL1-like isoform X2: MQRRSPPKHRHDGTSPLPLGMDWSPAPRKWNGRDTVWPHNHLTGWSYCVTIPSWAFVPKSRNSDPIVFYRVQVGVQSPEGITKVHGVLRRFNDFLKLFADIKKEFPRKNIPPAPPKGLLRLKSRALLEERRCSLEEWITKLLSDIDISRCAAVASFLELEAAARSYYGSDTAYEPSDLGTPRIGRDDNSEVGTDDLTLDEDMTNPIEKLVKYGISNIDEGLFMGQTILEQLEGLPRHKANARHVNYAAEKVKNNGNVYDSSLLANNTMELFSEPGHAKVVAHVRKLSSESVGSDGSSIRGSDMSNFGIPNSSGDGSHDLPGSALVSRETDIMGHTKLKSTGDTQLVLPLDQRNKLNRILSTMQRRLGTAKTDMEDLIVRLNQEIAAKDFLATKVKDLEVELETTKQKNKENLQQAILIERERFTQMQWNMEELRRQSLEMEIKLKSELGRNSYQDLTKESIVQQNDVLLENLDATKEQLEILSKQYGELEAKSKADVKVLVKEVKSLRNSQTKLKKELSESIKEHSETEKLLLHEREKREQAEVARRILLEKCRVLFNQLQECNVSLPYEYEGRTIVNSSSSTDAFNQLTTSDDQMDILLAEVENLEKDYGSAACNVDKTNDIKDGVICDDEVRKIIADLFIDNVRLRKQTNRVTRHALKLDMTASDDSPSVETVTSIEKYM
- the LOC114408949 gene encoding adenine phosphoribosyltransferase 5-like; translation: MFAEENGLKGDPRLQAISQAIRVVPHFPKHGIMFQDITTLLLDHKAFKDTVDIFVDRYRDMHISVVAGIEARGFMFGPSIALGIGAKFVPLRKPRKLPGEVISEKYALEYGTDCLELHVGAAQPGERAIIIDDLVATGGTLSAGVKLLERVGAEVVECACVIGVPDVKGQCRSIGKPLYVLVEPRKADKCQAQADKCY